A single region of the Thermoanaerobacterium aotearoense genome encodes:
- a CDS encoding TIGR03936 family radical SAM-associated protein yields the protein MKLRAKFKKDGDLRYISHLDLMRTIERAMRRAQIKFSLSKGFNPHPLISFGPALSMGATTHGDYFDVVIEGEIEPERFKRDLNKTLPNGLEIVDCYIVDDKDLLSNKVKEAEYTVDVYLMSHVIDLPDEIKRFLGRDEIFIEKESKSGSKIIDLKNYILDLKMIEAKGSKVTLYVKLKISEGSPGPIYVVKALDDFLGHVFDMEKILVDRRNLILN from the coding sequence TTGAAACTTAGAGCTAAGTTTAAAAAGGATGGGGATTTGAGGTATATTTCTCATTTGGATCTTATGAGAACTATAGAAAGGGCTATGAGAAGGGCGCAAATAAAGTTTTCACTGTCGAAGGGATTCAACCCGCATCCATTGATATCTTTTGGGCCGGCGCTTAGCATGGGTGCGACAACTCATGGCGATTACTTTGATGTAGTGATAGAAGGCGAAATTGAACCTGAAAGATTCAAACGTGATTTGAATAAGACGTTGCCAAATGGTTTAGAGATCGTCGATTGCTATATTGTCGATGATAAGGACTTGTTGTCAAACAAAGTGAAAGAAGCTGAATACACTGTAGATGTTTATTTGATGAGTCATGTGATAGACCTTCCTGATGAAATTAAAAGATTTTTAGGTAGAGATGAGATATTTATAGAGAAGGAATCAAAAAGCGGCAGCAAAATCATTGACTTAAAAAATTACATTTTAGATCTTAAAATGATTGAAGCAAAAGGCAGCAAAGTCACTCTGTACGTGAAGCTAAAGATTTCAGAAGGCTCTCCAGGGCCAATATATGTTGTAAAAGCTCTTGATGATTTTTTGGGGCATGTTTTTGATA